The following proteins are encoded in a genomic region of bacterium:
- a CDS encoding VOC family protein, with amino-acid sequence MADTMIKARVLLLVIFVSYWLSSYRKDKGGVLREMFHHIGLEATDKEKAAIFFEEILGIPKVKSFTLSSDLAEAIFGPAKEIEVETFAGEGIIIEVFITDQKVRPLYSHVCLVVPNRPELITKCEAYGIIPNVVKKGDKELLFIRDFSGNLFEIKS; translated from the coding sequence ATGGCCGACACGATGATCAAGGCCCGTGTGCTATTATTGGTAATCTTTGTGTCTTATTGGCTGAGTAGTTACCGAAAAGATAAAGGAGGGGTTTTAAGGGAGATGTTTCACCATATTGGCCTGGAAGCGACTGATAAAGAGAAGGCAGCGATATTTTTTGAGGAGATACTCGGAATTCCAAAGGTAAAAAGCTTTACCCTGAGTTCTGATTTAGCTGAGGCTATCTTCGGACCGGCTAAGGAGATTGAGGTGGAAACTTTTGCCGGAGAAGGCATAATTATTGAGGTATTTATCACTGACCAAAAGGTAAGGCCTCTTTATTCCCATGTATGTTTAGTGGTGCCGAACAGGCCAGAGCTTATCACTAAATGTGAAGCTTATGGTATCATTCCCAATGTGGTGAAGAAAGGAGATAAGGAGCTACTATTTATAAGGGATTTCTCCGGGAATCTTTTTGAGATAAAAAGTTAG
- a CDS encoding DUF4160 domain-containing protein, producing MPPVSHPFKKGVLIILINYNDHSPPHVHVKYQGDMCNYRIEIRTRRWIKPGKELPPTLRKMVEIWVVAHEQELLEQWENAQNNQPVLIVG from the coding sequence ATGCCTCCCGTTTCTCATCCGTTTAAAAAGGGTGTCCTGATAATTTTAATAAATTACAACGATCACTCACCACCGCACGTTCACGTAAAATATCAGGGTGATATGTGCAACTATCGGATTGAAATTAGGACAAGAAGGTGGATAAAGCCCGGCAAAGAATTGCCGCCGACTCTGCGAAAAATGGTCGAAATCTGGGTGGTAGCCCACGAACAAGAACTGCTTGAACAATGGGAGAATGCGCAAAATAATCAGCCGGTGTTAATTGTGGGGTGA